The window CGGCCAGCATTTGCGCCGCCCGCGCGCCCGGCTGGTCCACCGCGGTGTTGGTCGCGATGGTGAGCACGACAAAGCCCTGCGAGGCCAGCCGCGGGCCGTACCATTTCATCTCCGGCGAGAGGAATCCGGGCGTGACGACCACCGCGCCGAACGTGCCCTGACTGGTGTCGGTCGGGTAGGTCAGGGTTCCGCCGCCGAAGCCGTTCCCGCCGGGAACCGGCGTGGCCGCCACCGCGAACGCTCCGGTCGGCGCCTCGATACTGGCCGTCGTCGGCGCGGGACCCCGCTGGTAAGGATTGCCCTCGATGCCGGGGCCCGCGTTAGCCAGGCCGGTCCCGGCGGCGATCATGGCCGCGATACCCACCGCGGCCCCTAGTTTGCGCCACTTCCGCATGTGTCGATTCCTCCGTCAGCCGAACAAGTTCGGTACGCCGCTTTGTTGGATCTCCGTGGCGAGAATTCGGCCCCTCCACGTGGACCGCGAGCCTCCCGTGGCGCGGGCTGATCGGGCATCGGTCGTTTGACGTAGAGACATACGTGTTCCACGTCAGTCGGCAGTGGCAGGCCCGCCGGCTCCATCCGGCGGAGTACGCGGATACGCGATTTCACCTATATCCGGACGCGGCGTTACGTGGCCACACTGTGGGCCGACCCCGCCGCACAAGGGAGTGCACACCATGAGGAAACGACTGATCGCCCTTGGATTTGTCGCGGCCATCGCCGCCGCCGTGCCCGTGGTGGGCCAGGCCGCGGCGGCTGAGTGCCCGCCCGCGCCGTCGGACTGGGCGGCAGCAGGCCCGTTCCCGGTCACCGTCGAGGCGGGCGGGAGCGCGCACACCATTTACCGGCCCACCCAACTCGGGGGCTGCGGCGCGCACGCGGTGATCATCTGGGGCAACGGGACTTGGGCGACGCCGTCGTCCTACGACGCGCTGCTGCGGCACTTCGCCTCGCATGGGTTCATCGTGGCCGCGGCGAAGACCACGCAGGCCGGTTCGGGTCGGGAGATGTTGGCGGGCCTGGATTATCTGGCGACGCGGAACAACACGGCCGGCGATGTCTACGCGGGCAAGGTCGACCTGACCAGGGTCGGTGCGACGGGGCATTCCCAGGGCGGCGGCGGGGCCATCGCGGCAGGCGCCGATCCTCGGGTGGACACCGTGGTGCCGATCGAACCCGGCCCCCAGGGCGACGTCGCGGCCTTGCACGGGCCCACGTTCTTCCTCGCCGGACAGAACGACCAGATCGTGGTCCCGAGCCAACTCGTGTACCCGCGCTACCAGAAGGCCACCCACATCCCGGCGGTCTACGGCGAACTGGCGGGCGCGGGCCACTTCACCGCGGGCGGCAACGGCGGCGGTTTCCGCGGACCCGTCACCGCGTGGTTCCGCGCCGAACTCTTGGCCGACGCGAACGCCCGCACCGAGTTCTCCGGCGCGGACTGCGGTTACTGCGACTCGCCTGTCTGGTCTCGCTTCGAGCGCAACGCGCTGGCCGGCTGAGGTGGAGCACGACGAGGCGGTCGCCGAACTCGAGCTGCTGGCGGAGCTGGGGCCCCGCTTCCCCGGCTCCGCGAGCCACGACCGCCTCGTCGACCACGTCGCCGCGCACTGGGCGGACCTGGGCCTGACGGTCCGCGAGGACGTCCTGCGCTTCGACCGGTGGGACCTGCCCAGCACCCCTGGCGGGCTCACGCTGACCGTCGGCGGCAGGCCGGTGGAAATCTCGTCGGTGTTCCCCTACTCGGGGACGACCGGCGCCGAGGGAGTCCGTGGGCCGCTGGGGCTGCTTGAGCGGTCCACGGCTCCCGACGGCGTCGCCGTGGTCGAGCTGCGCAACCGGCCAGTGCCCTTCGACGCGCTGGTCCGCAGTTGGGGACAAGGCGCTCCGTGGGGCACGGTGACCCACCCGGTGCTCGCCGCCACGCTGTCCGCCGAACGCGGACTCGCCAAGGCAAAGCGCGCGGGCGCCCGCGCGGTCGTGTTCGCCTGGCGCGGCATCAGCGCCGCCAACGCCCGCGGCCAACAGGTCCCGTTCACCTTGCCGTATCAGGACATTCCGGCCGTACTCGTGGCGGGCGAGGCCGCCGACACGGTCCTCGCCCGCGCCGAGCGGGGCGACCCGGCCGAGCTGGTGCTCGACGCGGCGCTCACGCCGGACAGTGCGATGAGGACAGTGTGGACGGTTGTCGAGGGCGCCGAGCGGCCGGACGAAACCGTGCTGGTGATCACCCACAGCGACGGTACCAACGTGGTCGAGGAGAACGGGCACCTCGCCCTGGTCGAGCTGGCCAGGGACGTCGTCGCCCGGCGGCCCGAACGCAGCGTCGTGTTCGTGTTCACCGCGGGCCACCTGCGAATTCCGGCCGTCATCGATGGCCACGGCCAGGCCACCACCCGCTGGCTGGACGACCACCGAGACTGGTGGGCGGGCGGCGACGGACAGCGGCGCGCGGTCGCCGGGCTGGTGGCCGAACACCTCGGCGCGGTGGAGTACGCCGACGATCCCGCCACCGGCGGCTACGGCCCGACCGGACGCGCCGAGCCGGAGCTGCTCTACGCCACCACCAGGGAACTCAAGGCGGTCGCGTCCGTCGAATGGCGCGGAGCCGAGTCAGGCCCGCCGCTCGTCTGCGCCCCGACGCCGGTGATCCAGTTCGGCGAGGGGCAGCCGCTGACCCTCGCGCGCATCCCCAACATCTCGCTGGTCACCGCCCCGCAGTACCTGCTCAGCGACCATCCTGGCGACTACGTGGACGTACCGCTGCTGCTGCGGCAGGTGGACAGCTTCCGCCGCCTGCTGCGCAGACTCGACACCCTGCCCGCGGACAAGGTCGGCACCGTCCCCGCGCACACCCGCATCCGCAAGATCGCCGCGACCGCAAGGCTCACCGCCGCACTCGCCGCGACCGCCCTGCGCGAGCGGCGGACGCGGCGCTCCGGCTGAGCTGAATACGCAAGATCACCTATGTCCTTGAGTCCGCAAACACCATCGATAGGCAATTCAGTCGTCGCGCGCCGTTGGGCTGCGCGGCCGGTTCTCCGCATCGCCGCGTCCTACGGAGGCTCCTGCAAAGGAATAACATTTACTTTGTTCGGGCAGGCCGTGATCCCCGTGATATTGCTGCACCGTGAATTCAGATGAGGCGTTAGCGGCGAAGTTCGCCGCATTGTTGCCACACCTGAATGAACGACAGCGCCGACTCGTCCTCGGCGCGGAGGCCCGAGCGCTGGGTCGCGGGGGAGTGAAGGCGGTCGCGCGGGCGGCCGGGGCCAGCGCGATCACCGTCTCGCGAGGCATGGCCGAGTTGCTGGGCGGGCCGAGCCTCGACGGACGCGCCCGCCGCCCCGGCGGCGGACGCAAGCCCGCCGCCGCGGGCGACGACGGCGTCCAGGCGCTGCTGTCGCTCATGGAGCCCGGCGGGCAGGCGGCCCCCCTGCTGTGGACGACGAAGTCGACGCGCCAGTTGGCCCAGACGCTGGCCCACGCGGGCCACCCGCTGTCGGCGCCGACCGTCGCCAAGCTGCTGCGCGATCAGGGTTTCATCCTGCTGGGCAACGCCAAGGCGGTCGACGCGGGCCGCGTCGACCGGGACACCCAGTTCCGCCACGCCC is drawn from Actinokineospora alba and contains these coding sequences:
- a CDS encoding poly(ethylene terephthalate) hydrolase family protein; translation: MRKRLIALGFVAAIAAAVPVVGQAAAAECPPAPSDWAAAGPFPVTVEAGGSAHTIYRPTQLGGCGAHAVIIWGNGTWATPSSYDALLRHFASHGFIVAAAKTTQAGSGREMLAGLDYLATRNNTAGDVYAGKVDLTRVGATGHSQGGGGAIAAGADPRVDTVVPIEPGPQGDVAALHGPTFFLAGQNDQIVVPSQLVYPRYQKATHIPAVYGELAGAGHFTAGGNGGGFRGPVTAWFRAELLADANARTEFSGADCGYCDSPVWSRFERNALAG